The following DNA comes from Girardinichthys multiradiatus isolate DD_20200921_A chromosome 2, DD_fGirMul_XY1, whole genome shotgun sequence.
TAACTGTTGTTCCAGCTTCACGTCTGTGTTTTTTAGAATGTGAATGCAACTTCTGCAATATGTTGAGCTATACATTGTTGTCAGCAGTACGGTGCTTTCAAGAACACGATATTGTATTCATTTCTGCACTTTTTGAAGTCGCTAGTCTATTAGAAAATATGCAAACTGGTTTTTAAACAATAAGTACTGAAAAAGACTGAGCCACTAACAAGTGTAGAGTTTTCCATATCTTCTGCTCAGTGACATCAGTGGAATAGGGATCTGCATATTAGTTTCCCCAAATGTACCAACCTATAGCTCCTAGAAAACACTGCTGGTCAGTGAGAAGTAGGACCTAATTGCGTGTAGCTGGTTAAATATTGCACATCAGAAGGAATTTAGAAGGGAGCAGGCTTTGTTATGCCTGGAAAATAAGCAGTTACTTCATGTTTAAACCAGCACCACTCCGCTGCTTGTTTTAAACTCAGGAATTTATCCTTGAAGTTCTTTGTCTGAGCTTGTAGTGAATTTCATTTTAGTTCAATTTAAAccatttaagtttatttttttaaccaaaatacTGTAAACCGGGTTACGGCTAATCGACTTTCCATGTGGCTAGCTGAAACTGGTGACAATAAGCCACGGAGGCTAATACTTTTTCATCCCCAGAGAGAAGCCGGGCATTTGggttcattgtcctgttggagaGCCCAACgttgtccaagtttcaactgACAGAAACAGAGGTCACCAGTAACTGTTTTGCTTCCAGTGGTGCTGGTGTGTtacagaaaatggatggaatAACAGATGGAAGACATTCTCCTGTTTCTTTAACTTCACCCCAAATTTAACAGCAAAATGGTGGAAATGTGGGAGTTCCAACTGgacaatgatttttttaaagaatatatCAAGATAAAATAAAGCTTCTGGAACAGTCCCAGTGTCAACCCTAATAAATATGATAAATTAAGCCTAAAAGCATGCTTAAATTAACTCTAAAGTTTCTGACAATAGTGATCAAAAATCCAGACACCACTGTGCAGGAAGCTTGCTGATGGTAACAAAAAGCACATTTCAAAGTGTGACCAGTTAAGGGACATTTAAGCCAATATCAGTGAGTGTTTATGTATAGTTGAGTCCGTACAAATAACACGGTGCAtcattaaaaacccaaaatgaagGTGACATTCATGCTGATGATGAGTATATGTGAACTATTCACCAGAACTGTATGTTATGGTGCACAAATTAAACATAGTCAGGCTTAGACAACACAAGGTGGCTACAGGATTCCACGTCAGTAATATTTGGGCTGTGAGCATCCTGGGATTTTCAGGACTGAGATGTACCTTAGTGTCTGTCATTTAAACATGAATAAACTCTGCTGTTTGATTTTTACACAGAACATAAAGATCTCCTCAGTGAAAGCTTCTTTCTGTGTTTCAGGGCTAATTTCCCTTACTATCTACTTGGCTCAGTGCACAGTGTGTTACGGCCTGTGTGGATGGCCCACCTCATCAGCCAGGTTGAGAATGTAGCTGACTACTTCGTCCTCTGAGGGGAAGTCAGACATCACCCACGACTCGTTGGCAGCCGTCACTTGCAGACGACATATTGGACAGTTTCTGCTGTGCCCACTCCTGCGGAAGCAGAAAACGTTCGGTTATGTCGGTCTGGAACCGTTTCGAAATCAAGACAAATGACTACAACATAAACCAAGCTTCACCATTTATCGATGCACTTCTGACAGAAGCTGTGCGTGCAGGGCAGGATGAGGTCGGCCTTCCCGTCCATGCAGATGCAGCACTCCTCCTGATCCGTCAGCTGCTTCACCCTGCACAGAAACGCATACAGAATAAAGCACCACTTCTACAGTGCCAGGTAAAAGCATCTTTTTCCTACAATCCCCAATCCTAGGTGGAAAGAAATTAATGAAacgtttgtttttacaaataaaacatctgagaattccctgctttaagcttctccacaactttctccctgacccgtctgctgtgatccttggtcttcataatactgcttgttcactaatgttctccagcaAACCTTTGACACCTTCACAAAACAAGATTAAAAacactatttactaattaggtgacttccaaagtcagttggttgcactggattttatttaggggtatcagattaaacggggctgaatacaaatcagCCTACAGTTCgtgttcagatttttatctggAGAGAAATCTGAAACCTTTTTCCTTCATGTCCCTTGGTGTAACAGATGTGTAATACCATCATCTTCCCATCCAATCCACTTTTGTGCAGAGACTGAAATAATGGAACCAAGAGCCACTTCCCTTGTACTGACCTCCCCATCCACATGCTGGCCTGGCAGGAGTCAGTGGAGGGCAGCTGGGCAGACGGACCTCTGATGGCTCCTTCTGCAGACAGTACCTCAGCAGCCTGACTGGTGATGTCACGGTACAACTGGATGAACTGATACAGGTTCATGATCCGTGACGCTTCCACCATACCACTCTCCTTGTTTATCTAAGAGAGGGCGAAAGCAAAATTGACGCATCTGGCAGACTAGTTCAGCGAATGTACATCAAAACAAGATCCACGTGCTAAAGAGCTTGGTTTTAAAATAACTGCTTAGGCACAATCCGTCTATACATACAGCTTCCTTTTGTAGGAAGCTGGAGGGGCAAAAACTCAAGCAGTGAACTCAAGCGACTCCAAAGTggatactgttttttttttcacaaaaaaataagacTACATGAAGTTAGAAGTTGCACAAATGTAATTCTAAGAGAAACAAATGATTTCCAAATGATTTCTATCAGTCAGGACAAGGGAACAAAACACTCTGCAGCACAACATGCTACACATTCCAAGGTACAGTGAAGGCAGCGCTcagtataaaaaagaaaatatggaagAGCAGTTAAATTACAAAAAGTGAGATGTTTCTCCAGTGAGGCTCCCAAGAGGTCGACAgcaacactgaaggagctgcaggactTTCTGGCTAGAACTAATTGTGTTCTTTATGTGACATCAGAATTGTACTATCTATGCTGTATATGCAGTTATGGTCCCTCAAAACAAATCATTAACCTTTGGACCATAAATCCAAATGTATAACAGTATTtgctacaaacacaacacactaAAAGAACTCCATACccgcagtgaaacatggtggtggcagtgtcatgctcTGGGGTTACCTTTCTTCACATGGAATTGGGTTTTTTGTTAAGGAGTGTGAACTATAAAATAGTTCTAAAAACCAGTCAGTTTTGACACAAAACCTTTAGGTAAATGCTAGGAAGCCTAAAATGGAGGAGGGATGATTATCAGTATCACTGTGAGTCAAAGCATACATCCAAATCAAAAACAGAAGGACTTTATGAGAACAATATTAAAGTTTTGGAATGGTCTAGAGTCTAGAAGTCAACAGAAAATCTTGGGAAACTCCAGAATACTGATGTGGAAAATAGATGCCCTCACAATCTGCAAGGTAATGCAGGCAAATAAGCCAAGATGTGGGATGCTGACTGACTCCTTCCAATAAATGAATGCTGAAATTAGATCAAACAAAGTAGCTCAAGGGTGTACACATTATGGCCCcttttgattattatttttttaatctccaTGGTTTCTGATCTATCCTGTTCTGATAAAACGTAAGCAGTATGGACAGAGGGTCCAATTTGGCCTCACCTTGGTGCAGAGGATCCGGACGGCCACCTTCCACAAGGCGGAGGCATCAGACCCGGGCTGAACTTCAAACAGAAGGTGCTTCTGTTGTCCAGCAGCTAACTTGGCTGTTCTGAGAGGGGAGAACAGCAAAGTTCAGCCTTATTCTCACCGATGCTTCTGCTGGAGTTAACACTAGTGTCTAGATTCATTGAGCCAAGGAACTTCAACAATACATAACAATTCTTCTGTTGTGTTTCATTCATTTAGCTCAAGCCATCATGAGCTATTCATTAGACTATCAATGTCAGCACTCTTCGATTGATTCTTTAGCGTTTTAACTATTTATGGTCGTCTGAATGGAAAAACTAAAGGAAATATCAGCAGTAAATCCTGAGTCATTTTCTCACTTTCTGCACATTGTTCTGCTTCTCAAATTCTCAAATTTGgaaaaatcaaactaaactaTATCAAACTAGGTAATATCTGCGGAGCACAACTGTAGAGCAGTACTCTACAATTGTGCTTATTAGTATCTTCACACTGAGTGATAAACAGCCACATGCTGACACTTACAGGTCATTAAGCTCAGCCACTCTCGCCAGGAACTCCTCGTAGGTTAGGTAGCCGCTTTCTCGGACCAGTCCAGCGTGTTTCACCAGCTTCTCAGGCAGATGGTTGATCTGACCTGAGATTTGCTGGCCCATCctggaagcagcagcagcacctaCTATCCTGCAGGGGGCAGCACTTCATTCAGTTCTGCAGCACCTGTTGGCAAAATTAACTTGGAAATGTCAGCCCAGATTAGGCATTGGCCAGCTGCCAGTATAGCAAGGTTCTAAAAAGTTAGTTTCTACACTgctaaaatgttcttgtttctaaagctttttaaataagaacagatgagaaaataTATTACTTAGAGTGAAGCACCAACTGCTgagcactgccagtcagctcaCATACAGGAAAGTCAGATTCAGCtgttctgaaatatttttggttGTGAAAAACATGAATAGTCATAGTGTGGAAACTAAAAGAGTGCCACCCCATCACTGTCATGATTATACTACTTTACTTTAAGGTCACATTTCCCATCTGTTTACAGTATAATGCTAATGTCTCAGCCAGGACTCCCTTGCAAAAATCTTTGAATCTCAGTGACATTGTTCTTGCTAAAAtaaggattttaaaatgttatattattttaacagctGTTCTAAAAGAGTACTTAGATCATATCATAGATTTTTATATCAAATTTTGTGTAAATACTCTGAAACCAGTGTGATTTGTTGCAGGCATCTTTAGTTTGGTTACGTAAAAAATAAGACATGGAAATACCCACAATACTGTATCCAGCAAATTAGATTTGCACAATAAACCGAAACTATATTATAATCACAATTTCAGTGTGTGTAATATTATTATCACAAAGGACTACTTGGAAAGCAGTGTTTGTTGACTGTTATACTCCAAGAGTCTAGGATTCACATTTTGCATCATGCCAGTGACATATTCAGCCTGCTGAACAGTAACTGTTGCCCACATCTGACATACATGATACAGATGGCGGTGCCAAAGAAACTAAAGGCCACTGTGATGGAAGCATCGTAATAACAGGTAAGAAGGAGCGGAGTGAGCAAAACGTGGATATATACTAAAAAATATCGTCATGgcaatatttaacaaaattGCAGCTGGTTAAATTTccaatattgtgcagccctgcaAGAAATAGGTTTGAGAATAAGAAAGTTATTTTAATTGATTTCATAACTTTATAGTCTCTGTTGGACAAGTGAGGTTGTAACTGTATACTGTGGACCAACATAATGGAACAGCCTACCTCCAGTTATTAGGCAGGTGTGTTCAGGTGATGTTTTTAAGTCAGAATTAAGCACCTCCTGTTTAATTGGAAGTTTGCAACTGCTTGTTTCTCTCTGTAAttccttttctgtattttagttcatttttaagatgattgtttttatctttatggTGATAAtagttaatttatatttttattgttagtGTTAATCTgacagtttttaattttgagttttattaCTTTATCTTCATCCTTGGCACTtttagtttagatttttttttcttcttctttaatGTGATAACTCtcaatttctatttttattttatttttgctctgatcgagattattttttatttgaattgattttagtatgttttataattttttattcacATCTGGATGTGCTTCATGGCAGGTCAGGTGTCAGCAGGCAGGACGGGCTCTGCTTCAACCCCCCCCCCTGTTCCAGAATATGGTTTAAAAACTTTaggaaaacatttcttattattattagtagtagtaatagtagtaggtGTTGCAAATAAACGCCTACATTAAAGACCAAATGAATTATtgctaaaaataaaagccagttCATGGATCGTTGTTTTAAGGCTGATCAGGCTCATTGAGAACTATTAGTTAAAAGGTGAATTTTGCTACTTCGTTTCTAAACCTTCATTTCAGACCTACCTCAGCAGGTAAACTGAGGTAAAGCTCAGTTCAAATTCAAAGTTTACTTGATAAGCTATGTGCTAGCaagaagcagcagctctgctATAAACGAAGCCGAACCAACCAGTCTACGTGCTGGGGATGAAAAACCTGAACCCTCGGTGCGAAGACAGCTACGACGGTAGGATGATGTTTGTCAAACTCACCACACTTTTAACACCTAAAGTTGAATCTTCCGTCGCCACCTCCGCTGAGGATTGTTTTCACAGACACAACAAAATACAGCGGCGCGGCTTCATGACGTCATCATTCCAAGTCATTTAGTTGTCTGTTGTAGCAAGTTTGGATGATTTCTGTTCAAaggtttttaacatttgtttaaaacctGCCCTCTTGGTCATGTGGTATAATACAGTAGGTTACGTTGTATTATAAGTAGCTTGTCTGAGCTCGTTTCAGGCAGTTGTGggttccttttttttcctgccAAAACCCTTTGTGAAAGCtaccaaaaagtaaaaattgaaTCATACAGCGTGGTAAAAgtgacaaaagtattcatatacttaaactttttcctttgcattttgtaacattacaaccgCTAGCTTTAATGCATTTATAGAGAGCTCAAAGTGGTGGAATGTGGTGGTTTCTTTCGCCAGAGTGGAAGAGGAAGCTGATGGTTTTGACCATCTATTACACCGGCCATTACCCTTCAAGTCACTTAGTAAACTATATCAAAAGTAATACACATGCTTTTTTGCTTTGTGTGCATTGGAACAacactaaaacattttgaaaagaagTCAAATTTGACATAATTTCacgtaaaagtaaaaaaaaaaaaagaatgggctGGACATAATTATTGGCACCCTCTACTAATTATTTGGTTGCATATCCCTTGGAAAGAAGAACTGATTTAAGTCCTATAACCATCAACTGGCTTCTTACCTCTCAACTGAATTTTGAA
Coding sequences within:
- the rnf141 gene encoding RING finger protein 141, producing MGQQISGQINHLPEKLVKHAGLVRESGYLTYEEFLARVAELNDLTAKLAAGQQKHLLFEVQPGSDASALWKVAVRILCTKINKESGMVEASRIMNLYQFIQLYRDITSQAAEVLSAEGAIRGPSAQLPSTDSCQASMWMGRVKQLTDQEECCICMDGKADLILPCTHSFCQKCIDKWSGHSRNCPICRLQVTAANESWVMSDFPSEDEVVSYILNLADEVGHPHRP